Proteins co-encoded in one Flavobacterium fluviale genomic window:
- a CDS encoding DUF6952 family protein has product MKLPVIKHLMQFIEENDQDYIIETIEVLEAMTEIPSLKDEELDVIGELISNMYGALEVQKLVAQGTDKKEALNTFMKRVLGSIDK; this is encoded by the coding sequence ATGAAATTACCAGTAATAAAGCATTTAATGCAATTTATCGAAGAAAACGATCAGGATTATATCATTGAAACGATCGAAGTTTTGGAAGCGATGACCGAAATTCCTTCTCTTAAAGATGAAGAATTAGACGTGATTGGCGAATTGATTTCGAATATGTACGGTGCCCTTGAAGTGCAAAAATTGGTTGCTCAAGGAACAGATAAAAAAGAAGCTCTAAATACGTTCATGAAACGTGTTTTGGGTTCAATCGATAAATAA
- a CDS encoding diacylglycerol kinase → MEFQKDNTFVTGRLKSVTYAFKGAVKLIKTEHSVMVQFSLGIIMTIAGFYFHISQTEWLCQTMAIGLVLSVEGLNTAVEKIADFIHPDYSKRIGFIKDIAAGAVFFAAMTAIAIGLIIYIPKFI, encoded by the coding sequence ATGGAGTTTCAAAAAGATAATACTTTTGTTACAGGTCGGTTAAAAAGCGTTACTTATGCTTTTAAAGGAGCTGTAAAATTGATTAAAACAGAACACAGCGTTATGGTTCAATTCTCATTAGGAATTATCATGACCATCGCTGGGTTCTATTTTCATATTTCACAAACCGAATGGCTTTGTCAAACAATGGCAATCGGTTTAGTTTTAAGTGTTGAAGGACTAAATACAGCAGTTGAAAAAATTGCCGATTTTATTCATCCTGATTACAGCAAACGAATCGGATTTATTAAAGATATTGCTGCCGGAGCGGTATTTTTTGCCGCAATGACTGCAATAGCAATAGGCTTGATTATTTATATTCCAAAATTTATTTAG
- a CDS encoding LptF/LptG family permease gives MKILDKYLLKTFLLTFTTVFVILFFIFILQTVWLFISELAGKDLDLLLVVKFLLFSMPRIIPLVLPLSVLLASIMTFGNLAENYEFAAMKSSGISLQRAMRVLIVFIFVLSIVAFWFANNVIPYAEYKFVNFRKNIAQAKPAMAIAEGQFNDVGFYNIKVNKKTGENGNHLTGVTIHEKPNNMGENKTVIKSKTGELISSEKSSILQLVLNDGYYYQDVTPKKYEDRAKLPFIKGKFKKQVINIDLAALNKADDSKESIAGTNAMLNVNELRYTLDSLNKNLDNEILSFSENINQRVGIRKIQSGPERNLKKKQLPNDLMSMYSNKDKVDILKMAGSNVTSNIYSIETTQKDLKDKQRDINKHLSAFYEKFVIAFACFLMFFIGAPLGAIIRKGGLGLPIVFAVLIFITFHFINTFGKRLSQEGGMTPFMGSWMSSFILLPLAVLLTYRATNDNGLINFDAITTPISQLFQKISERFSPAQKQQ, from the coding sequence TTGAAAATTCTAGACAAATACTTATTAAAAACATTCTTACTTACATTTACTACGGTATTTGTAATCCTATTTTTCATATTCATACTGCAGACAGTATGGCTATTTATATCAGAACTAGCAGGTAAAGATCTCGACTTATTATTAGTCGTGAAATTCCTGCTTTTTTCTATGCCCCGCATTATACCTTTAGTTTTACCGCTTTCGGTTTTATTAGCCTCTATTATGACTTTCGGAAACTTAGCCGAAAACTACGAATTTGCTGCTATGAAATCTTCTGGAATTTCTCTTCAGAGAGCCATGCGAGTATTAATAGTTTTTATTTTTGTTTTAAGCATTGTCGCATTTTGGTTTGCCAATAATGTTATTCCATACGCCGAATATAAATTTGTTAACTTCAGAAAAAACATAGCTCAGGCCAAACCAGCAATGGCAATCGCCGAGGGACAGTTTAACGACGTTGGTTTCTACAATATTAAGGTTAATAAAAAAACTGGAGAAAACGGAAACCATCTTACTGGAGTAACGATCCATGAAAAGCCTAATAATATGGGCGAAAATAAAACTGTAATTAAATCTAAAACTGGAGAATTAATCAGCAGTGAAAAATCCAGCATTTTACAGTTAGTTTTAAATGATGGTTATTATTATCAAGATGTTACACCTAAAAAATATGAAGATCGCGCAAAATTACCTTTCATAAAAGGAAAATTTAAAAAGCAGGTCATTAATATAGATTTAGCAGCATTAAACAAGGCCGATGACAGCAAAGAAAGTATTGCCGGTACAAATGCCATGTTGAATGTTAACGAACTACGTTATACTTTAGACTCGTTAAACAAAAATTTGGATAATGAAATTCTTTCTTTTTCTGAAAACATTAACCAGCGTGTTGGAATAAGAAAAATACAGTCAGGACCAGAAAGAAATCTCAAGAAAAAACAGCTTCCTAATGATCTTATGTCAATGTATTCCAACAAAGATAAAGTTGATATTTTAAAAATGGCAGGAAGCAATGTTACGAGTAACATTTATTCGATCGAAACAACTCAAAAAGATTTAAAAGACAAACAGCGTGATATTAATAAGCACTTGAGCGCATTTTACGAAAAATTTGTTATTGCTTTTGCATGCTTCTTAATGTTCTTTATTGGCGCTCCGCTAGGTGCGATTATTAGAAAGGGCGGACTTGGTCTTCCTATTGTTTTTGCCGTTTTGATTTTTATTACTTTTCACTTTATTAATACTTTCGGAAAAAGATTATCACAAGAAGGCGGTATGACTCCATTTATGGGATCATGGATGTCGTCGTTTATTCTATTACCGTTAGCGGTTCTTTTAACTTACAGGGCTACAAACGACAATGGATTAATTAATTTTGATGCAATTACAACTCCAATTTCACAACTATTTCAGAAAATTTCTGAGCGGTTCTCACCCGCTCAAAAGCAACAATAA
- a CDS encoding LolA family protein: protein MKAKIQEINNNSITNMTKRFFQLAVILLLSFTSVQAQDKKAKDLLNEVTSKIKSYNNIVIDFKYSLNNAKENINQDSKGNVTMKGNQYVLNFMGVTKIFDGQKTYTIVPEDEEVTVSKVNEKDDNAITPSKMLTFFNSGYKYNMDIVQNVKGRKIQYIKLVPTTGKDQRKEILLGIDVQTKHIYNLIETGKNGTKTTLTVNSFKTNQPLSKNQFTFVASKYPKYYINKLD from the coding sequence ATGAAAGCAAAAATTCAAGAAATCAACAACAATTCTATCACAAATATGACCAAAAGGTTTTTTCAATTGGCAGTTATACTGCTTTTGAGTTTCACTTCTGTTCAGGCTCAAGATAAAAAAGCTAAAGATTTATTGAACGAAGTGACTTCTAAAATAAAAAGCTACAACAATATCGTTATTGATTTTAAATACTCTTTGAACAATGCCAAAGAAAATATTAATCAAGACAGTAAAGGAAACGTAACTATGAAAGGCAACCAATATGTATTGAATTTCATGGGTGTTACTAAAATTTTTGACGGACAAAAAACATACACTATTGTTCCTGAAGACGAAGAAGTTACAGTATCTAAAGTGAACGAGAAAGATGACAATGCCATTACTCCTTCAAAAATGCTGACTTTCTTTAATTCTGGTTATAAATACAATATGGATATTGTACAAAACGTGAAAGGAAGAAAAATTCAATACATTAAACTAGTACCAACTACTGGAAAAGACCAAAGAAAAGAAATTCTTTTAGGTATTGATGTTCAGACAAAACACATCTACAATTTGATTGAAACTGGAAAAAACGGAACAAAAACAACTTTAACCGTTAATTCTTTTAAAACCAATCAGCCATTATCAAAAAATCAATTTACCTTTGTAGCGAGTAAATACCCGAAATACTACATTAATAAATTAGATTAA
- a CDS encoding thioredoxin family protein, with protein MLIDLNEDTLADLVAKNEKVVVQYSASWCGNCRIMKPKFKKLATENEAITFVLVDAENSPESRKLANVSNLPTFATFVNGQLVGETQTNKQEVLIDLVNAIA; from the coding sequence ATGTTAATCGACTTAAACGAAGATACGTTAGCAGATTTAGTTGCTAAAAACGAAAAAGTAGTAGTACAATATTCAGCTTCATGGTGTGGAAATTGCCGTATTATGAAACCAAAATTCAAAAAATTAGCAACAGAAAATGAAGCTATCACTTTTGTTTTGGTTGATGCAGAAAACTCTCCTGAATCTAGAAAATTAGCTAATGTGAGCAACCTGCCAACATTCGCAACTTTCGTAAACGGACAATTAGTTGGCGAAACGCAAACTAATAAACAAGAAGTTTTAATCGATCTTGTAAACGCAATTGCTTAA
- a CDS encoding MFS transporter — protein MKIDNKPWFWIPLLNFASGLPYAIIISVSVIMYKNLGISNEDIGVYTSLLYLPWVIKPLWSPLIELVGTKRKWFLSMQLLISIAFLVVGFIIPLNGFFIMSLSIFWVAAFASASNDIASDGFYLLVLPEDKQSFFIGIRSTFYRLSMLAGNGLVVLFAGYLERKYGDNTKAWSYTMIAVGLLMTFITVYNFIFTPKNEINTTHNKETHNHQNFATVFTSFFKKKQIGLILAFILVFRLGESQLLKMLSPFLLDGKELGGMGLDTEAVGIIYGTFGVGALTLGGILGGIAISKQGLTKWMLPMFLAMHLPIIGFILLAFFHPSSIYYIYAVVILEQFGYGFGFTAFMMFLINVAEGESKTAHYAIATGFMALGMMLPGMVSGFIQQYLGYQNFFIWVLIATIPGLILSRFLIFPKDFGKKTKEV, from the coding sequence ATGAAAATAGATAATAAACCGTGGTTTTGGATTCCGCTTCTTAATTTTGCTTCTGGACTACCGTACGCCATAATTATTTCGGTTTCGGTAATTATGTACAAAAATCTTGGAATTTCAAATGAAGACATTGGAGTCTACACCAGTTTATTATATCTTCCTTGGGTAATAAAACCACTTTGGAGTCCGCTAATTGAATTAGTTGGAACCAAAAGAAAATGGTTTCTATCGATGCAGTTATTAATTTCAATCGCATTTTTAGTGGTCGGATTTATAATTCCGCTCAACGGCTTTTTCATAATGTCATTGTCCATATTCTGGGTAGCTGCTTTTGCTTCTGCCTCAAATGATATTGCGAGCGATGGCTTTTATTTATTGGTTTTACCAGAAGACAAACAATCTTTCTTTATCGGAATCAGAAGTACTTTTTACAGACTTTCTATGCTCGCAGGAAATGGTTTAGTTGTATTATTTGCTGGATACTTAGAGCGCAAATACGGCGACAATACCAAAGCTTGGTCCTATACTATGATTGCAGTTGGTTTACTAATGACATTTATTACAGTTTATAATTTCATCTTTACTCCAAAAAACGAAATTAATACAACCCACAATAAAGAAACTCATAACCATCAAAACTTTGCAACTGTATTTACCAGCTTCTTTAAGAAAAAACAAATCGGCTTGATCTTAGCTTTCATTTTGGTTTTCAGATTAGGAGAATCACAATTGCTTAAAATGTTAAGCCCATTTTTATTGGATGGTAAAGAATTAGGCGGAATGGGTTTGGATACTGAAGCAGTTGGAATAATTTACGGAACCTTTGGCGTTGGCGCTTTGACTTTAGGAGGAATTCTGGGAGGAATAGCAATCTCAAAACAAGGTCTTACGAAATGGATGCTTCCCATGTTTTTAGCCATGCATTTACCCATTATTGGATTCATTTTATTAGCATTTTTTCACCCTTCATCTATTTACTATATTTATGCCGTTGTTATTTTAGAGCAATTTGGTTACGGTTTTGGATTTACAGCTTTTATGATGTTTTTGATTAATGTTGCCGAAGGAGAATCAAAAACAGCACACTATGCAATTGCAACTGGGTTTATGGCATTAGGAATGATGCTTCCAGGAATGGTAAGCGGTTTTATACAACAATATTTAGGCTATCAAAACTTCTTTATTTGGGTTTTAATTGCCACAATTCCAGGTCTTATTTTATCACGTTTTTTAATATTCCCGAAAGATTTTGGGAAGAAAACAAAAGAAGTTTAA
- a CDS encoding glycoside hydrolase family 3 protein — MKMTAQALRQKVGQFFFPAVFINDTEENIQETERLIKEHNIGGLTFFHSRASAATNYESKKKVVFNDDSYVKIKALIVRYQKAASTPLLISIDAEWGLAMRIEKTPQYPYAITLGALPESKSNLVYEVGKQIGFDLKAAGIQYNLSPLADINNNPNNPVIGYRSFGENKEKVANFAVEYLKGMSEVGVLGCLKHFPGHGNTNVDSHLGLPVLKQTLEELLENELYPFIKGIENNVDSIMIGHLAVPSLNDGKDTSATLSKAVIQNLLRNKLGYDGLVISDALNMHSVSKLYETKGHLEWEAFKAGNDVLCFAENVPEGIEEILKNASPERIEESFNRIMKAKEKAGILSGNTFTAGELNFENASQLNLEIAAEAITKIIDKSNRELAFEALKNNQLAKLSLYKNTENTFFKTLNSKLTSPEFAFENLEVSDISSIKNELENFETIIISLFVPKAKPLNNFEIDDEVLALLSDLLQTKKCIVYVFGNPYVLPIIPNLKKASGLIQAYQDFDEFQKTAGNQFLENIPCNGTLPVNIDIQ, encoded by the coding sequence ATGAAAATGACAGCTCAAGCATTACGACAAAAAGTGGGACAATTCTTTTTTCCTGCTGTTTTCATCAACGATACCGAAGAAAACATTCAGGAAACAGAACGCCTTATTAAAGAACACAATATTGGCGGATTAACCTTTTTTCACAGTCGTGCGAGCGCTGCAACCAATTATGAAAGCAAAAAGAAAGTTGTATTTAACGATGACAGCTACGTAAAAATTAAAGCCTTAATTGTTCGTTATCAAAAAGCGGCTTCTACTCCACTCTTAATCAGTATTGATGCAGAATGGGGATTGGCAATGCGAATTGAAAAAACTCCGCAATATCCTTATGCGATTACGCTTGGTGCTTTACCGGAAAGTAAATCAAATTTAGTTTACGAAGTTGGAAAACAAATTGGATTTGATTTAAAAGCTGCAGGAATTCAGTATAATTTATCGCCTTTGGCAGACATCAATAATAACCCTAACAATCCTGTAATTGGCTATCGCTCTTTTGGCGAAAACAAAGAAAAAGTAGCCAATTTTGCTGTTGAATATTTAAAAGGAATGTCAGAAGTTGGCGTTTTAGGATGTCTGAAACATTTTCCTGGACATGGAAACACCAATGTCGATTCACATTTAGGACTTCCGGTTTTAAAACAAACTTTAGAAGAATTATTAGAAAACGAATTGTACCCATTCATCAAAGGAATTGAAAATAATGTTGATTCAATTATGATTGGTCATTTGGCTGTTCCGAGTTTAAATGATGGAAAAGATACTTCTGCAACATTATCAAAAGCAGTTATTCAAAATCTTTTGCGTAATAAATTAGGGTATGATGGTTTGGTAATTTCTGATGCTCTAAACATGCACAGCGTTTCAAAATTATATGAAACAAAAGGACATTTAGAATGGGAAGCTTTTAAGGCTGGGAATGATGTTTTATGCTTCGCAGAAAATGTTCCAGAAGGAATTGAAGAAATCTTAAAAAATGCTTCGCCAGAAAGAATCGAAGAAAGCTTCAACCGAATCATGAAAGCAAAAGAAAAAGCAGGAATTCTTTCTGGAAATACTTTTACTGCTGGCGAATTGAACTTCGAAAATGCGTCACAATTAAACTTGGAAATAGCCGCAGAAGCTATTACCAAAATCATTGATAAATCAAATAGAGAATTAGCATTTGAAGCACTTAAAAACAATCAATTAGCGAAACTAAGTTTATATAAAAATACTGAAAATACTTTTTTCAAAACTTTAAATTCAAAATTAACTTCACCAGAATTTGCTTTTGAAAATTTAGAAGTTTCTGATATTTCATCAATCAAAAATGAACTTGAAAATTTCGAAACGATTATTATTTCATTATTTGTTCCAAAGGCAAAACCTTTGAACAATTTTGAAATTGACGATGAAGTTTTAGCGCTGCTTTCAGATTTGCTTCAAACCAAAAAATGTATCGTTTATGTTTTCGGAAATCCATACGTTTTGCCCATAATTCCGAATCTAAAAAAGGCTTCAGGGCTAATTCAAGCCTATCAGGATTTTGATGAATTTCAAAAAACAGCAGGAAATCAATTTTTAGAAAATATTCCTTGCAATGGGACTCTTCCTGTAAATATTGATATCCAATAA
- the tpx gene encoding thiol peroxidase, whose amino-acid sequence MASITLGGNPVHTSGELPAVGSQLADFKLVQNDLSVASLSNFAGKKLVLNIFPSVDTGTCAASVRKFNESASGLENTTVLCISRDLPFAQKRFCGAEGLENVVNLSDFQSGDFGKANGLEIVDGPLAGLHSRAIIVVDADGKIVHTEQVAEIANEPNYEAALAAL is encoded by the coding sequence ATGGCATCTATCACATTAGGAGGAAATCCAGTTCATACATCAGGCGAGTTACCAGCAGTTGGATCACAATTAGCTGACTTTAAATTAGTACAAAATGACTTATCTGTTGCTTCATTAAGTAACTTCGCTGGTAAAAAATTAGTTTTAAACATTTTCCCAAGTGTTGATACTGGAACTTGTGCTGCATCTGTTAGAAAATTCAACGAAAGTGCAAGCGGATTAGAGAACACAACTGTTTTATGTATTTCTAGAGATTTACCTTTCGCTCAAAAACGTTTTTGTGGTGCTGAAGGTTTAGAAAATGTTGTAAACTTATCAGATTTTCAATCAGGTGATTTTGGTAAAGCAAATGGTTTAGAAATCGTTGACGGACCTTTAGCTGGTTTACACTCAAGAGCTATTATTGTTGTTGATGCAGATGGAAAAATCGTTCACACAGAACAAGTTGCTGAAATTGCAAACGAACCAAATTACGAAGCAGCTTTAGCAGCGCTATAA
- a CDS encoding FtsK/SpoIIIE family DNA translocase, translated as MAKNKKETVDKKNEKQEGSKRSFKISKQQKFVLGCLLVLFSVALLVAFISFYVNGQWQTDQSVVNQLGDRTEAAENWLGKFGAYLADLIIYKGFGLASFILVRLFFLTGMFLALELSTQKLKNTWFWDIFAIIIISILFGFFATSAPELGGTIGYELNLFLQDYIGKTGTLLTLLFGLIVYLIFKIKLSPEKIQSYFDSTKKEFKSELSTLKPAVPHPESAYNLEEFSVEEPENDPDLDNIHIKTVDTQFELNKEALKPTISHSSEIELNPILKPIAPKQELPLVSPDEAFVIEKAEEEDIIEENLASRLVADFGLFDPTLDLSNYKFPTIDLLKEYSTGGITINQEELEENKNKIVDTLRNYKIEIAQIKATVGPSVTLYEIVPEAGIRISKIKSLEDDIALSLSALGIRIIAPIPGKGTIGIEVPNKNPTMVSMKSVIGAAKFQEAEMELPIALGKTISNETFVVDLAKMPHLLMAGATGQGKSVGLNAVLTSLLYKKHPAEVKFVLVDPKKVELTLFNKIERHYLAKLPDTEDAIITDNAKVVNTLNSLCVEMDNRYSLLKDAMVRNIKEYNEKFKSRKLNPEAGHRFLPYIVLVVDEFADLIMTAGKEVEIPIARLAQLARAIGIHLIIATQRPSVNVITGLIKANFPARIAFRVTSKIDSRTILDTQGADQLIGRGDLLYTNGNDVVRVQCAFIDTPEVEKITDFIGGQKAYATAYLLPEFVGEESGINLDIDISERDTLFREAAEIIVNAQQGSASLLQRKLKLGYNRAGRLIDQLEAAGIVGPFEGSKARSVNILDLNALDQFFNNEQN; from the coding sequence ATGGCAAAAAATAAAAAAGAAACTGTAGATAAAAAAAACGAAAAACAAGAAGGAAGTAAAAGATCTTTTAAGATATCCAAACAACAAAAATTTGTTTTAGGCTGTCTTTTGGTTCTTTTTTCGGTTGCATTACTAGTTGCATTCATCTCTTTTTACGTTAACGGACAATGGCAGACTGACCAAAGTGTTGTAAACCAATTGGGAGATCGAACTGAAGCTGCTGAAAACTGGCTCGGAAAATTCGGAGCTTATCTAGCAGACCTGATCATCTATAAAGGTTTCGGACTTGCCTCTTTCATATTAGTTCGTTTATTTTTCCTTACCGGAATGTTTCTCGCTTTGGAGCTTTCGACTCAAAAGCTAAAAAATACTTGGTTTTGGGATATTTTTGCCATCATCATTATTTCTATTTTGTTTGGTTTCTTTGCTACTTCTGCGCCAGAATTAGGCGGTACAATTGGTTACGAACTCAATTTATTTCTACAAGATTATATCGGAAAAACAGGTACTTTACTTACTCTCCTTTTCGGATTAATTGTGTATTTAATTTTTAAAATTAAATTATCACCAGAAAAAATTCAATCGTATTTTGATTCTACTAAAAAAGAATTCAAATCAGAATTGAGCACTCTAAAACCTGCTGTTCCACACCCGGAAAGTGCTTACAACTTAGAGGAATTTTCTGTTGAAGAACCAGAAAATGACCCAGATTTGGATAATATTCATATCAAAACTGTTGACACGCAATTCGAACTTAACAAAGAGGCTTTAAAACCAACTATTTCTCATTCTTCAGAAATTGAGTTAAATCCGATTTTAAAACCAATTGCTCCAAAACAAGAATTACCGTTAGTTTCTCCAGATGAAGCCTTTGTAATTGAAAAAGCGGAAGAAGAAGATATTATTGAAGAAAACTTAGCTTCACGTCTAGTTGCCGATTTCGGATTATTTGACCCGACTTTAGATCTATCCAATTACAAATTTCCAACCATCGATTTATTAAAAGAATATTCGACTGGCGGAATTACAATCAATCAAGAAGAATTAGAAGAAAATAAAAACAAAATTGTAGATACGCTTCGTAACTACAAAATTGAAATTGCACAAATCAAAGCAACCGTTGGACCATCGGTTACTTTATATGAAATTGTACCCGAAGCAGGAATTAGAATTTCTAAAATTAAGAGTTTAGAAGATGATATAGCCCTATCATTATCTGCACTAGGGATTCGTATTATTGCGCCAATTCCAGGAAAAGGAACGATTGGTATTGAAGTTCCGAACAAAAATCCAACTATGGTTTCTATGAAAAGTGTTATTGGAGCGGCTAAGTTCCAAGAAGCTGAAATGGAACTGCCAATTGCTTTAGGAAAAACCATTTCGAATGAAACTTTTGTTGTCGATTTAGCCAAAATGCCTCACTTATTAATGGCGGGTGCTACTGGACAAGGAAAATCTGTTGGATTAAATGCAGTTTTAACTTCATTATTATACAAAAAACATCCAGCCGAAGTAAAATTTGTTTTAGTCGATCCGAAAAAAGTAGAGCTTACACTTTTTAATAAAATAGAAAGACATTATTTAGCCAAACTTCCAGATACGGAAGATGCTATTATTACTGATAATGCAAAAGTTGTAAATACTTTAAATTCACTTTGTGTGGAAATGGACAATCGTTATTCTTTACTAAAAGATGCGATGGTTCGTAATATTAAAGAGTACAACGAAAAATTCAAATCCAGAAAATTAAATCCTGAGGCTGGCCACCGATTTTTACCTTACATCGTATTAGTTGTCGATGAGTTTGCCGATTTGATTATGACGGCTGGAAAAGAAGTCGAAATTCCTATTGCCCGTTTAGCACAATTGGCGCGTGCGATTGGAATTCACTTAATTATTGCAACACAAAGACCATCCGTAAACGTTATTACAGGTTTAATTAAAGCCAATTTCCCTGCGAGAATTGCTTTTAGAGTAACTTCTAAAATTGACTCTCGAACAATTCTTGATACCCAAGGAGCCGACCAGTTAATTGGTCGTGGAGATTTATTATATACTAACGGAAATGACGTTGTACGTGTACAATGTGCATTTATTGATACTCCTGAAGTTGAAAAAATCACAGATTTTATTGGCGGACAGAAAGCATATGCTACAGCTTATTTACTTCCAGAGTTCGTTGGAGAAGAAAGTGGCATTAATCTTGATATAGATATTTCTGAAAGAGATACTTTATTTAGAGAAGCGGCAGAGATTATTGTCAATGCACAGCAGGGTTCTGCTTCTTTATTGCAGCGAAAATTAAAATTAGGATACAACAGAGCCGGTCGTTTGATCGATCAGCTGGAAGCAGCAGGAATCGTTGGTCCGTTCGAAGGCAGTAAAGCACGCAGCGTAAACATCTTAGATTTAAATGCTCTTGATCAATTTTTTAACAATGAACAAAATTAA
- a CDS encoding GNAT family N-acetyltransferase: MITLKRTNSDDIDFINLVVLLDQDLAIRDGKDHAFYNQFNKTDKIKHTIVYYENGIPVGCGAFREKEPEITEIKRMYVHPDHRKKGIASAVLAALEIWAKEVGYTYTILETGKNQPEAINLYQKLNYSIIPNYPPYEKMDNSVCMKKTL, encoded by the coding sequence ATGATTACCTTAAAACGAACAAACTCAGACGATATTGATTTTATAAATCTGGTTGTTTTATTAGATCAGGATTTAGCGATTAGAGACGGAAAAGATCATGCATTTTACAATCAGTTTAATAAAACCGATAAAATAAAACATACGATTGTTTATTACGAAAACGGAATTCCTGTTGGCTGTGGCGCTTTTCGAGAAAAAGAACCAGAAATAACAGAAATCAAAAGAATGTACGTTCATCCTGATCACAGAAAAAAAGGAATTGCATCTGCTGTTTTAGCAGCATTAGAAATCTGGGCAAAGGAAGTTGGTTACACTTACACCATTCTCGAAACTGGCAAAAATCAGCCGGAAGCAATTAACTTATATCAAAAATTAAATTACAGCATAATTCCAAATTATCCTCCTTATGAAAAGATGGATAACAGCGTCTGTATGAAAAAGACTTTATAA
- a CDS encoding peroxiredoxin produces the protein MSLVGKKFPSIAVDAISEMGDNLKINIFEEAVNNNKKVLLFWYPKDFTFVCPTELHAFQAALPEFEQRNTIVIGASCDTNEVHFAWLNTPKNNGGIEGITYPILADTNRNLANILGILDIESTSYSEDTDSVIIEGSNVTYRATYLIDETGKIFHESVNDMPLGRNVNEYLRMVDAYTHIQTKGEVCPANWEAGKEAMSADRVSTAEYLSAN, from the coding sequence ATGTCTTTAGTAGGAAAAAAATTCCCAAGTATTGCAGTAGATGCTATCTCAGAAATGGGTGACAATTTAAAAATCAACATTTTTGAAGAAGCAGTAAACAACAATAAAAAAGTACTTTTATTTTGGTACCCAAAAGATTTTACTTTTGTATGTCCAACTGAATTACACGCCTTTCAAGCTGCATTACCAGAATTTGAGCAAAGAAATACTATCGTAATTGGTGCTTCTTGTGACACAAACGAAGTTCACTTTGCTTGGTTAAATACTCCAAAAAACAATGGTGGAATCGAAGGTATTACTTACCCAATTTTAGCTGATACAAACCGTAACTTAGCTAACATTTTAGGTATTCTTGATATCGAATCTACAAGCTACAGCGAAGATACTGATTCAGTTATCATCGAAGGTTCAAACGTAACTTACAGAGCTACTTACCTTATTGACGAAACTGGAAAAATCTTCCACGAAAGTGTAAACGATATGCCATTAGGACGTAACGTAAACGAATACTTAAGAATGGTTGATGCTTACACTCACATCCAGACTAAAGGTGAAGTTTGTCCTGCAAACTGGGAAGCTGGTAAAGAAGCTATGTCTGCAGACAGAGTAAGTACTGCTGAATACTTAAGCGCTAATTAA